Within Amycolatopsis sp. FDAARGOS 1241, the genomic segment TGTCGTTCATCGTGTCGCCTCCCTTCGCGCCCGTCGGCTACCCGGCGGGCGCGCGGCGAAACACGAGGATCAGGCAGCGCGCAGGGTCGCCAGCGCCTTGCTCCACGCCTCGACCTGGTCGAGCGTCGTGTTGAGGTAGTCGGTGTGCATCGCGGCCGGCTTGAACTCCGACATGTTCTCGAAGTCGGTGAACAGCGACAGCGCCACCTGGCTGGTGACGTGCGCGACCTGCAGGTTGCTGAGCACGAGGCGCAGCTGCTCCACGGCCCGGACGGCACCGACGGACCCGTAGCCGACGAAGCCGGCGGCCTTGTTGTTCCACTCGGCGCCCAGGAAGTCGATGGCGTTCTTCAGCGGGCCGGGGATGGCGTGGTTGTACTCCGCCGTCACGAAGACGTAGCCGTCGAACTCCGCGATCTTCTCGGCCCAGCGCTTGGTGTGCTCCTGCGCGTACTGGCCCATCGCCGGCGGCAGCGGCTCGTCGAGGTGCGGGAGCTCGAAGTCGAGGAGGTCGAGGAGTTCGTACTCGGCGGTGCCGCGCTGCTTCGCGATGTCGAGGGCCCACTTCGCCACGGCTTCGCCGTTGCGGCCCGGACGGGTGCTGCCGAGGATGATCGCAATCTTGGTCATGTCCGACTTTCCTGGTTCGAGGGGTTTGTCACCGCCGTGTTTCCGCTGCTCGAGGCTCGATCAGGCGGCGTTTGATGACACGTCCGCAATTATGCCCGAGAATGCGGACATGTCAACGAACAGGGGGTGGCGGGTCGATGCCACGGCCGGGTGAACCGGCAGTACCTTGTGTGTGTGCCCGCGCACACTCGCAGGAGTGAACCGTGACGACTTCCCAGGACAACTTCCCGCTCGTGATCAGGGGCGGACGCGTGCTCGACCCCGAAAGCGGCTTCGACGCCGTGGCCGACGTCGGGATCAGAGCCGGCTCGGTGAGTGTGGTCTCGACGACACCGCTCGAAGGCGAGCACGTGATCGACGCGACGGGCCTCGTCGTCGCTCCCGGGTTCGTCGACCTCCACAGCCACGGTCAGGCGATCCCCGAGCAACGGCTGCAAGCCCTCGACGGCGTGACCACCGCGCTCGAGCTGGAAGCCGGCGTCACGCCGGTCGCTCTCGCCTACGAGCGGGCCGCGGCGCAGGGCCGGCCGATCAACTACGGCGTCTCGACGTCGTGGGCGTTGTCGCGCATGGCCGTGCTCGCGGGCGCGCCACTCGACGGTTCCGCCGCGACCGTGCTGGCGCACCTCGGCGTGCCGGCTTGGCGGGCCGAGGCGTCGGCGGCCGAGCGGGCGCGGATCTTCGAGCACCTCTCGGCCGACCTGGCCGCGCGCGCTGGGCGTCGGCGTGCTCGCCGGGTACGCGCCGCACCTCGACCCGGCCGAGTTCGTCGCCGTGGCCGAGTTGGCCGCGGAAGCCGGCCGGCCGGTGTTCACGCACGCGCGGCCGCTCGTGGAGGCTGATCCGGACGTGCCCGTCGACGGCGCCGAAGAGATCGTGCGCGTCGCCGGGCAGACGGGCGTGCACCTGCACTACTGCCACGTGAACAGCACGTCGGGCCGGCAGGTCGACCGCGTGCTCGGGCTCGTGGAACGGTGCCGGCTGGAAGGCGCCGAGGTGACGACCGAGGCGTATCCCTACGGTGCCGGTTCGACGGCCATCGGGGCGGCCTTCCTCGCGCCGGAAGTGCTTGCGCGGCAAGGAATCCGGCCTGACTCGCTCGTGCTCGTCGGCACGGGAGAGCGCATCGCGGACGCCGCTCGCCTCGCCGAGGTGCGTGCGAGCGACCCTGGCGCGTTGGCCCTGCTGCACTTCCTCGACGAGGACGATCCCGCCGACCTCGCGCACCTTGAAAGCGCTCTGCTTTTCGACGGCGCCGCGGTCGCCAGTGACGCGATGCCGTTGACCTGGACAGGACCGCAGCCCGATCCGCTCACGTGGCCACTGCCGCCGGGCGCGCTCGGGCACCCGCGCGGGGCGGGCACGTTCGCGCGCGCCATCCGCCGTCTGTACCGGGAAACGGGCAAGCTGACGCTGGCCGACGCCGTGGCACGCTGCTCGCTGCTACCTGCGCAGGTGCTCGACGAGGCTGTGCCCGCGCTGCGGCGCAAGGGCCGCCTGCGCGCCGGCAGCGACGCCGACGTGGTGGTCTTCGACCCGGAGCGGATCACGGATCAGGCGTCCTATGTGGACGGGACGCGGCCGTCGGCGGGCGTCGTCCACGTGCTGGTGAACGGGTCGCCGGTCGTGCGAGACGGTGAGATCGTGCCGGATGCGCTACCGGGCAAGCCGGTGCGCGGCTGACTACGCGGTCTTGCGGTTGCGCAGGGCCACAGCAGTGCCGACGACGATCGCCGCGAGCACGAGGAACGGGATCGCGTACCCCGGCCGGTCGAGTGACAGGTTCCCGGAGAAGCCGACCAGCAGCGCGACGGTGAGCGGTGCCCACATGTGATCCGTCCTTCCCGTGAATGCTTGTTGACGCTAAGTTTTACGGTAGGGCAAAGCGGACACTCCACGCATGATCAAGTCGCGCAAGGAAAACGTCAATTTCGGGTAAGAGCTGTGCGCCACCGGTCGGGCACCGGCCCTGCGCAGTCGAACACGGGTCGCGCCGACGAACGTCGCGAGCTCGGTGATGGCGTGGCTGACCTCCTTTGCGGCGTTCGCCGGAGCACTGGGTTCGGAATAGACGCCCTCGATCTCGAGCACACCCTTGTCGGTTCAGCCGCGGCGCGACACGGCCGATCAGGCGGTCGCCGTGGAGGATCGGGAGCACGTAGTAGCCGTACTGGCGGTTGGCCCTCGGCACGTACATCTCCGTGCGGAAGGCGAAGTCCCACAGGCGTTCCGTACGGGCGCGGTCGCAGATGAGGTTGTCGAACGGCGACAGCAGGGTGGTGCGCGGGCTCCAGTCGCCCGGTGGTGTGCGGTCGGCGTGGACGTACCAGGGGATTGGGTCGTCTTCGAGGGTGACCTTGGTGACGCGCTCGTCGGCGACGAGCTTCGCGAACGCCGTGGTGAGGCCGGGGTAGCGCTCGCGGACGAAGTGCTGCTCGATGTCCTGCTCGCGGGCGACGCCGAGGGCGCGCCGCGCGTGGTCCGCACTTGCTTCGACCCACCTCCTCGTCGGGCAGCGGCGTCCGGTCCAGGTCGGCCGGCAAGCAGCGGGAAGCCAAGTCCCACAACCGTTTTCCACCATTGCGCGCCGCGACCATGATCTCGCCGCGGAACCAGAGGACTTCGACCATGCGCTCGACGTTCCGCCCGGTCGTCCAGCCGCCCGACACCCACGGGACGGCGGCGGCGCACGGTCGTGGAAGGGAACCGTAATCGGAGCGCGAGGGTGGGCTCGACTTCTGGGCTGGGCTGGGCTGGGGACACGAAAAACCCGGGCCCTCTTCACGCCGGGCCCGGGTCTCGTCACCAGGGCTCACTCGACCCCGAGCATGACCTCCGTCGACTTCACCAGCACGGTGACCGGCTTGCCGACCTCGAGCTCCAGCTCCTGGGCCGCATCCTTCGTGATCGACGCGACGACGGACTGACCGCCGTCGAGCTGCACTGTCACCACGGTCATCAC encodes:
- a CDS encoding DNA glycosylase AlkZ-like family protein; this encodes MVENGCGTWLPAACRPTWTGRRCPTRRWVEASADHARRALGVAREQDIEQHFVRERYPGLTTAFAKLVADERVTKVTLEDDPIPWYVHADRTPPGDWSPRTTLLSPFDNLICDRARTERLWDFAFRTEMYVPRANRQYGYYVLPILHGDRLIGRVAPRLNRQGCARDRGRLFRTQCSGERRKGGQPRHHRARDVRRRDPCSTAQGRCPTGGAQLLPEIDVFLARLDHAWSVRFALP
- a CDS encoding molybdopterin-binding protein: MKPGSVMTVVTVQLDGGQSVVASITKDAAQELELEVGKPVTVLVKSTEVMLGVE
- a CDS encoding amidohydrolase family protein, which encodes MTTSQDNFPLVIRGGRVLDPESGFDAVADVGIRAGSVSVVSTTPLEGEHVIDATGLVVAPGFVDLHSHGQAIPEQRLQALDGVTTALELEAGVTPVALAYERAAAQGRPINYGVSTSWALSRMAVLAGAPLDGSAATVLAHLGVPAWRAEASAAERARIFEHLSADLAARAGRRRARRVRAAPRPGRVRRRGRVGRGSRPAGVHARAAARGG
- a CDS encoding amidohydrolase family protein produces the protein MLAGYAPHLDPAEFVAVAELAAEAGRPVFTHARPLVEADPDVPVDGAEEIVRVAGQTGVHLHYCHVNSTSGRQVDRVLGLVERCRLEGAEVTTEAYPYGAGSTAIGAAFLAPEVLARQGIRPDSLVLVGTGERIADAARLAEVRASDPGALALLHFLDEDDPADLAHLESALLFDGAAVASDAMPLTWTGPQPDPLTWPLPPGALGHPRGAGTFARAIRRLYRETGKLTLADAVARCSLLPAQVLDEAVPALRRKGRLRAGSDADVVVFDPERITDQASYVDGTRPSAGVVHVLVNGSPVVRDGEIVPDALPGKPVRG
- a CDS encoding NADPH-dependent FMN reductase, yielding MTKIAIILGSTRPGRNGEAVAKWALDIAKQRGTAEYELLDLLDFELPHLDEPLPPAMGQYAQEHTKRWAEKIAEFDGYVFVTAEYNHAIPGPLKNAIDFLGAEWNNKAAGFVGYGSVGAVRAVEQLRLVLSNLQVAHVTSQVALSLFTDFENMSEFKPAAMHTDYLNTTLDQVEAWSKALATLRAA